The Niastella koreensis GR20-10 genome includes a window with the following:
- a CDS encoding alpha-L-fucosidase: MNRKIIVVLLIQLSLFASAQYQTRAQPAAPKPYGPVPSANQMRWQQMECYAFVHFSLNTYTDQSWGFGNEDVKLFNPGKLDCRQWARICKQAGMKGIIITAKHHCGFCLWPSKYTAYSVKNAPWKNGKGDVVREMADACKEYGLKLGIYLSPWDRNHPDYGKPEYITYFRKQLTELLTNYGPIFEVWFDGANGGSGYYGGANETRKIDRTTYYDWSNTYKLIRKLQPNIVIWNDGGDRGDLRWVGTEAGYVGETNWSLLNATGEVPYNMLHYGLENGDSWVAAEVNTSIRPEWFYHPGEDAKVKTVPQLMDLYYNSIGRNGTLLLNFPVMPNGLIHANDEKAALGFAKAVKEAFAADLAAKATATATNVRGNVKQFDAANVTDGNKETYWATDDGITTAALSIELGKPTTFNRFMVQEYIRLGQRVKSFTLEAFVNGNWKELAKATTIGYKRILRFRSVTATKVRLNITGSKACPLITDVGIYNAPQILAAPAVIRNQSGEIKIIPVDEESGVYYTLDGSTPGPGSMKYTGPFKTTGKLEVKAIAFDAATRKSSPECHEQFDLPRNDWKIVGIDDEKAFVVLDGDPATAWHQPKETKLPADLVIDLGKTEDLTGFRYYPDQSMWGPGIITNYQFYVSTDNREWKLVDAGEFSNIKNNPLWQTKMFTAVTARYLKLRALKNTEDNDNIGYGEVDVITK; the protein is encoded by the coding sequence TTTTGCCAGTGCACAATATCAAACCAGGGCCCAACCGGCGGCGCCCAAACCATATGGTCCGGTGCCATCGGCCAATCAAATGCGGTGGCAGCAAATGGAGTGTTATGCATTTGTTCATTTTTCATTAAACACCTATACAGATCAATCATGGGGATTTGGGAACGAAGACGTGAAACTGTTTAATCCCGGAAAACTGGATTGCCGGCAGTGGGCCCGCATTTGCAAACAGGCAGGTATGAAAGGGATCATAATCACCGCAAAGCATCACTGTGGTTTTTGTCTCTGGCCTTCAAAATATACAGCATACTCCGTAAAAAATGCACCATGGAAAAACGGTAAAGGTGATGTGGTGCGCGAAATGGCCGATGCCTGCAAAGAATACGGGTTGAAATTAGGCATCTATTTGTCGCCATGGGACAGGAACCACCCAGATTATGGGAAACCGGAATACATTACCTACTTCCGCAAACAGCTTACTGAGCTGCTCACCAACTATGGGCCCATTTTCGAAGTGTGGTTCGATGGAGCGAATGGTGGCTCAGGCTATTATGGCGGCGCCAATGAAACCCGTAAAATTGATCGCACTACATATTACGACTGGTCAAACACGTATAAGCTTATCCGGAAACTACAGCCCAATATAGTGATCTGGAACGATGGAGGCGACAGGGGTGATCTGCGTTGGGTGGGTACGGAAGCCGGTTATGTAGGCGAAACCAACTGGAGCCTGCTGAACGCCACAGGTGAAGTGCCATACAATATGTTGCATTATGGGCTGGAAAACGGGGATTCATGGGTGGCTGCGGAAGTAAATACATCCATCCGCCCTGAGTGGTTCTATCATCCGGGTGAAGATGCCAAAGTAAAAACAGTGCCTCAATTAATGGATCTCTACTACAACTCCATTGGACGTAATGGCACATTGTTGCTCAACTTTCCGGTCATGCCAAATGGGTTGATCCATGCCAATGATGAAAAAGCGGCACTTGGGTTTGCTAAAGCAGTGAAAGAGGCATTCGCGGCAGATCTTGCTGCAAAAGCAACCGCAACGGCTACAAATGTTCGTGGCAATGTAAAACAGTTTGATGCGGCTAACGTAACCGATGGCAATAAAGAAACTTATTGGGCCACTGATGACGGTATAACAACTGCTGCACTTTCCATAGAGCTGGGCAAGCCAACCACGTTCAATCGTTTTATGGTGCAGGAATATATCCGGTTGGGGCAACGGGTAAAAAGTTTTACGCTGGAAGCCTTCGTTAACGGGAATTGGAAAGAACTGGCAAAGGCAACCACCATTGGGTACAAACGCATACTGAGGTTTCGAAGTGTAACTGCTACAAAGGTCCGTTTGAATATTACCGGTTCAAAAGCTTGTCCGCTGATCACGGATGTCGGGATCTATAACGCGCCACAGATCCTGGCGGCGCCGGCTGTTATCAGGAACCAGTCCGGTGAAATAAAAATAATTCCGGTTGATGAAGAATCGGGTGTTTACTATACCCTCGACGGCAGTACACCTGGTCCCGGTTCGATGAAATATACAGGTCCTTTTAAAACAACCGGAAAACTGGAAGTGAAGGCCATTGCATTTGATGCAGCTACCCGCAAAAGCAGTCCTGAATGCCATGAGCAATTCGATCTCCCAAGAAACGATTGGAAAATTGTTGGCATCGATGATGAAAAGGCGTTCGTAGTATTGGACGGCGATCCGGCCACTGCATGGCATCAGCCAAAGGAAACAAAATTGCCGGCCGATCTCGTAATTGATTTAGGAAAAACAGAAGATTTAACTGGCTTCAGGTATTACCCCGACCAAAGCATGTGGGGGCCTGGTATCATTACAAATTACCAGTTCTATGTATCCACCGACAACAGGGAATGGAAGCTGGTAGATGCCGGTGAGTTTTCGAATATTAAAAATAATCCTTTGTGGCAAACTAAAATGTTTACGGCGGTAACTGCCCGTTATCTAAAATTAAGGGCTTTGAAGAATACTGAGGATAATGACAACATTGGTTATGGCGAAGTAGATGTGATCACAAAATGA
- a CDS encoding cellulase family glycosylhydrolase encodes MSHEKNTKHVFTILLLGLLMSLKVCSQLPTAQTVAGQMKAGWNLGNTLEAICGENAWGNPTTSQTLINAVKAAGFNTVRIPCAWDCHATNGVIDANWLARVKAVVDYCIGNQLYAIINIHWDGGWLENNCTTGAQSAVNAKQQNYWTQIANYFKNYNEHLLFASANEPAVSDATGMSVLLSYHQTFINAVRATGGNNSSRTLIIQGPSTNIDNTNTLMNTLPTDQIANRLMVEVHYYTPWNYCGLTSDASWGSMFYYWGNGYHSTIEPSRNATWGEESEVERALGLMKTKFVDKGIPVLIGEFGTIKRTNPADASVHQASREYFNKYVVSSAKSKGMVPVYWDNGASDFGLFNRSTGAATDQGVIDAIMQGAGGGGSISTYVTFANRATGLLIDGIGRTSNGANCGQWSNSGSYNQQWTMETAGTYVLLKNRATGLYLDGMYRNANGSIAGQYSFSGSDAQYWTKEAAGIYVKFKNKATGLYLDGLGSTTNGADLSQWGQSNSNNQQWTVTNVGNTRIAVDQVNNTNQVQVYPNPFKSKLEVIVDNRDQVERIVVFDVLGKQVQTIQHAAISGKTAIGASLQTGVYIVEVHGTNWLRSFKVVKIN; translated from the coding sequence ATGTCACATGAAAAAAACACAAAGCATGTATTTACAATTTTATTGCTGGGGCTTTTAATGTCCCTTAAGGTTTGTTCGCAATTGCCAACCGCCCAAACGGTAGCCGGTCAAATGAAGGCGGGTTGGAACCTCGGAAATACATTGGAAGCTATTTGCGGGGAAAATGCCTGGGGAAACCCAACAACTTCCCAAACGCTTATCAATGCAGTAAAGGCCGCGGGATTTAACACCGTGCGCATTCCCTGTGCCTGGGACTGCCATGCTACCAATGGCGTGATCGATGCTAACTGGCTTGCACGGGTGAAAGCAGTAGTTGATTACTGCATCGGTAATCAACTATATGCGATCATTAACATTCACTGGGATGGCGGCTGGTTGGAAAACAACTGTACTACAGGCGCCCAGAGTGCGGTAAATGCCAAACAGCAAAATTACTGGACCCAGATCGCGAATTATTTTAAGAATTACAACGAGCATTTGTTGTTTGCCAGTGCGAATGAACCTGCTGTATCGGATGCCACCGGTATGTCGGTTTTGTTATCGTACCACCAGACCTTTATAAACGCAGTTCGTGCAACCGGTGGTAACAACAGTTCCCGCACCCTTATTATTCAGGGACCGTCAACAAATATAGATAACACCAATACCCTTATGAACACCCTGCCAACAGACCAGATCGCCAACCGGCTGATGGTGGAGGTGCATTATTATACACCCTGGAATTATTGCGGTTTAACATCAGATGCTTCCTGGGGTTCCATGTTTTATTATTGGGGGAATGGTTATCATTCAACGATAGAGCCTTCGCGCAATGCCACCTGGGGTGAAGAGAGTGAAGTGGAACGGGCTTTGGGCTTAATGAAAACAAAGTTCGTTGATAAAGGTATCCCGGTGCTTATAGGTGAATTTGGTACCATCAAACGCACCAATCCAGCCGATGCATCGGTTCATCAGGCTTCAAGGGAATATTTCAATAAATATGTGGTAAGCTCGGCAAAGAGTAAAGGCATGGTGCCTGTTTACTGGGACAATGGAGCCAGTGATTTCGGTTTATTTAACCGCAGTACAGGTGCCGCAACCGATCAGGGCGTTATCGATGCCATCATGCAGGGCGCTGGCGGCGGCGGATCAATTTCTACCTACGTTACTTTCGCCAACCGCGCAACCGGGTTATTGATCGATGGGATCGGTAGAACCAGCAATGGCGCCAACTGTGGGCAATGGAGTAACAGTGGAAGTTATAACCAGCAGTGGACGATGGAAACAGCCGGCACTTATGTACTACTGAAAAACCGTGCTACCGGGTTATATCTTGATGGCATGTACAGGAACGCCAACGGTTCCATTGCCGGACAATATAGTTTCAGCGGCAGTGATGCACAGTACTGGACAAAAGAGGCGGCAGGTATTTACGTAAAGTTTAAGAATAAGGCCACCGGTTTGTACCTCGACGGATTGGGCAGCACCACGAACGGCGCCGATCTGAGTCAATGGGGCCAGAGTAACAGCAATAACCAGCAATGGACAGTAACCAATGTTGGGAATACACGGATAGCTGTTGATCAGGTTAACAATACCAACCAGGTACAGGTATATCCGAACCCGTTCAAATCGAAATTGGAGGTAATAGTTGATAACCGCGATCAGGTAGAGCGGATCGTTGTATTCGATGTGTTGGGTAAACAGGTGCAAACCATTCAACATGCCGCCATTTCAGGCAAAACGGCAATAGGAGCTTCGCTTCAAACCGGCGTATATATAGTTGAGGTGCATGGCACAAACTGGTTGAGATCGTTCAAGGTTGTTAAAATAAATTAA